DNA from Pseudophryne corroboree isolate aPseCor3 chromosome 7, aPseCor3.hap2, whole genome shotgun sequence:
ACTGATAAAGTTTTTTTGTTTGCATATTTAAAAACCATATAACAAACACCAAGTTCTGAACAATTATCACTGAAACCTGTAAACATCGCATTAAATAACGCAGCGAATCGTTCAAACAAATGTTTGTACTCCTGTATTAGTTTGTACAGAACCATCGTAAAGATTCCCGTATGCAGAAGATTCTCAAAAACTTAGATCTGTATATCCTGCCTGTCCTAAACATCGATGGCTACGTCTACACCTGGACCACAGTAAGTGGAATTGAATAGTGTTGCTCTCAGTGGAACGTTTTGTGCtactttgttttaaaaaaaagttaaTTGGTCTTCTTTCTAACAGCTGAAAGATGCAAATGTACTTCTTTCTCTTAGTGACTCCCAAATTCCTATATAATCAAatgcctcacctctatggggggaattcaagtgttttgcgccccgacggagcaattcaagtgttgccccATTCAGGCACTGACAtcattatgttgttccgtcattatgATAAGCTGGTAACAAGTAAGTAATAGAATTGCCTGAGGAAGTGAACCATAGATCGGAGAAACGCGTTGCATACATTACAATGGTTTAAGGGAcattaaattgtatttatttttattctctATTTAAGAAGTGTATTCTTGTTCTTATAACACTTTTTTTCCCCTCACTGTTTCTGGGAGTGAAGAAATTAGCACTCCCATTAATTTAACAATATATTCActtaataaaatgtatttaattGAGCAATTCCTGGATGATCTTCATGCCTATAGCTCGTAATTAGCGGGTAAGAAAACATCTCCTGTGCCCTGAATTAGAGCCCACAAATATTTTTAGGATGGCATTTATATAGGGGCAAGTTGTCGATGTTTTTTGGCTtctatgggccaaattcagacctgatcgcaaaagcaaaatctttctctaatgggcaaaaccatgtgcactgcaggtggggcagatgtaacatgtgcagagagagttagatttgggtgggttatattgtttctgtgcagggtaaatactggctgctttatttttacactgcaatttagaacacaccccacccagcttcatgtttgtttttttattgcgtTTATATTACCATGTGTATGAATGTGCGGAACTATTCCTTGATGGTTCACATGTCCTAATGAAAGTTCTACACAATGTATCATTGCTTCTATCTCATCAGAGGATATTGAAAAAAAGAATGAATAACAAGTCTCTGCAGCCTCCCATAGTGGCCCCACCTAGAGAAGACATTGATACAACCTCTGTcacagaggaggaggagtgcattGCGGTGCACCAAATATGTGCAGGCGCTCCAGCCTCCCGTACCCCAGATGAGAGCAGAGCTTGGGGGTAAGTGGACATGGCATTGCCAGCCGTCCCTCACCTCTGGGACCTGTAGCAGTTATTCTTCATCAGGATTAGGGTTAGATCATGGCAGATAGATACGCCAGAGGATAGGAAGCACACTAGGGCGGCGCTGATTCAGAGGTAACTAGTGAACTAGACAACTTGAAAACAAGTTGGGTTACACCAATGTATCACTTGCACTTAGAGATGCAGAAAGTAGCATAATAAAGCTTTTCCCAAGCAACTAATACATCTGAGGTAAGCTGGTGAGGTCACCATAATGTAACAACGCAGCGACGCGCACACCCGGGACGCACTCAGCTTTAGGCATAGATTAGTTGTGACTGTAAATGCATGCACCGTGGAATAAGCAAAAACGGAGGGCATAAAAATAGCAAATCTTTTCTTTGGTAAAACGCGTTAGCTAATAAAAAAGGGATTACAGGAATAAATGGGATCGTCCATCGAGTTTCGGAGATAGTGACCCATCACTAGGGACCCCTGTCGCAAGAGCGCATTTCAGACTGGAGCGTTCAGTAAGTACATGAGGTAAGTGTGTATATGGCATTTGTCAGACTTGCGCTATTCTTAGGACACTGAAGGCAGCAGTACGGGTCACTCTTACGCACTCACACACTCTCTCTAATCACTGTATTTCACGCTCAATGATTTCCTAGGATCGGCTTTGGAGGAAATCTCGCTCTAAGCACTACGATGACGCGTGTTACGGGGTGGACCTTAACCGCAACTTTGACACTAAATGGTGCAGTAAGTATTTCTATTTTTTAAGAATTTTGTATGAACTGGTTGTATAGGGCACATGGACAAAGCTTGGAGAgtggtaaaatggagagagataaactaccaaccaatcagctcctgtcatttttcaaacacagctggtaacatggcagttaggagctgattggctggtacttaacatGAGGattacacagagccggccttaggcataggcaaactaggcaactgcctagggcatttggtatgcttaggggcaccagcagcttctgctgattaaaatgatatgcggcatgcctatattctgtgtgtattcctggaaatcactgtaatgtagcatttcatatgcagatacagccgcagttgcacacagaatataggcatgctgcatataattttaatcagcagaagctgcttgcgcatattagccacatagtaatgcaaataagatgcattttcataaacaataggcgcccgacgttagcagagctgccagatgactcatgccagacatctcttgcagaactagcggcggtgctagggggcaccagccaaaatcttgcctagggcatcatattggttagggccggctctgggattaCACTGCaaagtgattgacgggaagtgacCATTTGCGGATGTTAATGGGGAGTTTTtggggggagtggttgggaaaatgaagGCGTTTcatggccggttctggggcttgtaTCTGCTGTCAGCAGCGAGCTCGTATGTGGAAAGACATGGCGCCTgcgtcgctactgctgtgtccgGTCTGCATAGAGCTACCGATATGTAGGGCTAGCATTTTTGGAGGTTCAGCCGCAAATGATGCTTTGATGCCTCCCGCGCTATACCTTATTGAATAACCCCAACATATGCACGTTAGATTTTGGGACCCCCATGCACGTGCCGAAAGCGTATGCGACCGCAAAGGGGGCATGTCCTCATTGGAAGGTGCCATGGCCTTGTGGAATGCCTCCCTTTCCATTACTCAAAGAGGCATGTGGGTGGGACAAAGGCACAGTCCCTGAAAAGTGGGACTATCCTGGCCAAAGCGGAACAGTTGGGGGATATGCCATCGctaaccagtatacagatacacatTGCTTGCAGAGCTGTACTAATGGCCAGACAAACTAAAGTATCCACCCTCTTGTCAGGCCAGTCGGTAACGCTACATAAACACTTATAATAAAGTGGAAAATTGTCAAATTTAAATTTATTTTGATGCATACCAATAAACATTTTAATTTAATAATCTTTAATTATATGTAGAGTGCCCCAACACCAGAGTCCTCCTTTTTCTTTGTGGTTTGGCAATACCATACGCAGTGTCGGCAGACGTCATTATATGGTGATCCAGCTGCTGACTCTGGTGTTGGCACGTGGAGGGAAGCAGACATATGGAAAGGAGAAGGCCTGCCATTGTAGTGTTCATGGTCACTGATGAGACTGCTGCAACTAGACTGACCCCCAACTCTCAACCCACCATTCAACGTACACCATAGCTGGACccactagatcaggcatgtccaaactgcggccctccaggtgttgagaaactatacattccagcatgccctgacacagcttgagCATTAtctgacagaaaaactgtgtcagggcatgctgggatatgtagtctcacaacagctggagggccgcagtttggacatgcctgcactagatgAATTATTATGCTGTGACCATTATCTCTTTATGCAAAATGAGCAAATATTGAACTTCCCAATATGGAGGAATTGTAAGCAAATTAGCATTGTGTAACTAACAATAGGTTTGTGCTTTTACAAATATCACCGGTTCTGTTTTCACAAGTCTATATCATTCGTTTATACTTGCAGCTTCTGGATCATCCACAAACTGCACAAGCAATTTATACTGTGGAATTTCACCTGTGTCCGAACCAGAGACGAGGGCAGTGGTAGATTTTGTAGCGAGCAGGAAATCGGACATCATTTGCTATCTGACAATGCACTCGTACAGTCAGTACATCTTGACGGCATACGGTTACACCCAAGATCTCCCCAAGAGCTACAATGAAACGGTACTTACACCTTGCATACTGTCAATTATTATACGCTGCTTGCATCGTGGATTTCCACCTAATAACACTGAACGTTCAtgctgccacatatcattttatacAATGCATTTGACAAATGTtgcttaaaagctgattggttgccatgggcaacttctcccttgGCTCacttctttatgaatagaccccaaagtgactATACTATAGCGTTCACCTCTAAATCAGGCACtgctgggtctatgtactaagtattggagagataaagggggtcattccgagttgatcgctagctgaaaatgtttgctgcgcagcgatgatgcaaaaaaaggcacttctgcgcatgcgtatgcggtgcaatgcgcacgcgcgacgtactttcacaatggccgatgtagttttacacaaggtctagcgatgcattttattcgcactggctgccgcagagtgattgatatgaagtgggtgtttctgggtggcaactaaccgttttcagggagtgttcgaaaaaatgcaggcgtgccaggaaaaacgcaggcgtggctgggagaacgcagggcgtgtttgtgacgtcaaaacaggaactgaacagtctgaagtgatcgcaagcgctgagtaggtctgaagctactctgaaactgcacaaaaatattttgtagccgctctgcgatcctttcgttcgcacttctgctaagctaaaatacactcccagtgggaggcggcatagtgtttgcatggctgctaaaaactgctagcgagcgaacaactcggaatgacccccataaagtagatggggataaactaccagccaatcagctcctagttgccatgttacatgctgtttgaaaaatgacagttaggagctgattgttagtACTTGccgtccactatatctctctccaaggctttagtccGTAGAACCCTATGTTCTAAGAATCCCATTCAGTCTTCCTGCACTAATGAAGGTTTCCGGGTCTGTTTTAAAACATACATATTTTTCACAGGTCAAAGTTGCTCAGAAGGCAGCGTCGGAGCTGAAGAAGACACACGGCACAGAGTATAAAGTGGGCAGCTTCGCCAATCTCCTGTGTAAGTAGACACCTGCTGTCTTGTAATGCACGGACCTGTGTCGCAGCAGAGGAGGCTGCTACTCTCCATGCAGAACAAGCAGTACCATTTCCACATGCTGCAGCTCCTGAGCACCTAACGTTGggacataaggcctaattcagacctggacgctgcagcggcagcgttcaCAGGCTGAAGGCCGGGGAAGTGTGCGCACTGTGCAGGAgcagcactgcacgtgcgcacacagggAGATACGACagaatctcacttgtgcgatcactTCTGCTGTATTGAccggcagaggcagtcgcagggcggccggggaagggggggggggtgtcagcggcGTTGTGgcaacattggggggggggggttgccgtcCAGACaaaggaggcatgtccggaccgtttccagggctgcatgacatcacacgcagccgctgcgaccctaaaCATGATGGGTAGCTGCCTGCCGTTGGGGCAgacgagccctgtgctgggcatccccccacatgtcaaagatttttccgcacatctacgatcaggtctgaattagtcccatagtgCTATGCGGGGCTCCATTGCTCAGTCTGGGTCTCTGCTTTGCAAGTTTTCTGGGCAGAAATGTTAAATATTCTAGTGGACAAATGGTTTTCCGGGGGGTAAGTAATAAGTATACCAGAGATCAACCCCTTCTGGCGTGTGTTTTTGGGCAGGATATGAATCGCCGGATccattatctcccccccccccccccccctactgtatAAATGAATATTAATTGATCTAAATCTTTAAAATAATTCTAACGGCACTCTACATATTTATAATAAATTCCTACGACCCCCTAAATATTTACAATGATCCTTATTGCCGCCTCTATCTCTGTCAGAGATGAGAGGATATTTAAGCAAGCGGGTTTCATTACACGCCACCGGGAAGCTCTGTTCTGTGGcccgtctatggggtaaatttactaaggtgggaggtttttagaactagtgatgttgcccatagcaaccaatcagattctacttaacatgtatcaagctgcttctagatgataatagatagaatctgattggttgctacaggcaacatcactagttctaaaaaaactcccaccttagtaaatttacccctatgtttctgTATTATTGTTAAATCCGGAGTTAACATCAGATTAAGACAAAAGAGTGTGAAAAGTCATCTGTGATACCGCTACACTTCAGAGAACTTCAGACCCAATATTATAACATTATTATGTGACCCCCAAAGCTATTATTATATAGAATATTAGGGGGCATTGAGAATTATTATACAGAATATAGGGGGCCcattaaaaatattattaaaaaaatagaCTGACAATAAGAACAATTATAAATATATAGGGGGTCATAAAAATGATTATAAAGAACAAGGGGGCAATAAGAAGTATTATGAATATATTCAGTAGGGTTCATTAAAATTATAATAGTTCTTTTTGTCCTTTatatgtgtaatatatgtatagAATTACCCATATGATTTGAAAGATATAGGCATGCACTGTAGTTTAAATATATAGAGGGGCAATATTATTAAATTTTTCCTATACTGGGGACACATATTTTATTGAAAcacaggggtaattcagacctgatcactaggctgcgttttcatacagcgggcgatcaggtccaaactgcgcatccgtatgcaccgcaatgcgcaggtgcattgcacaggtacaaatcggatcgccactcagcgatgggtttgtgcgacggatccattagcgcgggcgatcgcaaggagattgacaggaagaaggcgtttgtgggtggtaactgaccgttttctgggagtatttggaaaaatgcaggcgtgcccaagcgtttgcagggcgggtgtctgtcatcaattccgggaccggacaggctgatgtgatcgcagcggctgagtaagacctgggctgcgcagagactgcacaagatctgtttgtacagctctgctacacaggcgatcgcacacttacaaagcgaaaatacactcccctatgggcggcgactatctgctcgcagcagtgcaaaaatcgcctgctagcgatcagatctgaattaggcccacagtacggGACTATTGAGAAGGGGAGGGAGGGTTTTTCCTTAGTGGGAACACTCAGGCTGTGGAGACAGGTGGCCCGAGAGATATTGAGGGCTCGTGGCCAAACCTAACAGGGAGCGGCCATACCCCTACAAAAAAATCAGTGGAAaactttatgtacgccaccgcgaaATGAGACACTTGTGCACTCTGACGGAGGCCCAGGTTTCCCGTTGGGCCCTTGAACAAGAAAACCGTTATACAGTGGACTATTGTTGTGTTGTTTTTATAATTAGAAATGTTTTTAGAAATAttattttaacaattttttttttttttatcatttgaaAAATGTCACGTCTTTAAAAATAATGTTGACTTCCAATAAGTAATGTTAAATGAATGAGGTGGTGATAATTTGTAACTTGTTCTTCAGATGAAGCTTCCGGAACTTCCCAGGACTGGGTCCATGATCTGGGCATCAACTTTTCATTCACCATTGAGTTAAGAGACAATGGCACTTACAAATTTGTACTGCCGGAGGACCAAATCCAACCAACGTGCGAGGAAACCATGGCCGCGGTCATGACCATCATAGAGTATGTCAATGACAAATATTTCCCAAATAAGGCATCTACAACCTTTACACCTCATCCGGCTGCTCTCCTCCTGTATATGGTCCTGGCCCTGGCACTGCTGGTAGAACTTTAAGGCTGGACAGAGACCCAAAAACTTAGGCTTCTCCATTTTTGATCAGGACACCTGAAAGTGCTCAGCTTCTGTGACGTGGCCTTCAGAACAAAAAGATTAAAAACAAAAACTACAGGCGGTGGTGCTTCAATGCACAAACAAGTACAAGCACATCTTAAGAGCAACTTGCAATGAAGAGTTCCAGCTCCAATGAAAGAACAGAGATGTTATTCGCGAAGTATATTTTTTAATAGCACAATAACTGTCATGGAGACTTTGTAAGCACACTGAGATATATATCTGTTGAGTCTCCATATTGTATAAGCTGAAGTGCCATTGCGTATAACATTTGAGCCTATTGTTTCTTCCTTTGGATGACGTGTCCTCTTTGGTGTATGATACAGTATCTCCTGGAGCACTGGGAATTGTTATGTTGTAATGTTGCCCATTTACCGAGCAAGCGTACCAGATTACAGATGTCATTTGTGAAAGCATTGTCCAGCTCTGTGCTCTTCAATAGCAGCATTGTATAATTATTCATTTTGAAAGCACATCACTGTCCTGAACAAAGCTTCCTTTCAGCAAACATGACTGGACTGGTTTAGATGTTACCGGATGGACCATCTCACTGTGGGTCTGCCTTCAAGTTCCTCTGTTTGGAATAGGTAACCCATTGAATATTATGTAGATATTTGTATGATAGTCAGGTCCTGATGTCAGAATAATAAGACACCTTGTGTACTAAGAAGCTTCAGCTACAATCCTGCCCACTACACGCAGGTGATGGATCCCACACTTCCAGAGCTAGGAGACAGGGAACCACATTGTACTATTTACTACAGGCACATCCATGGGCTTACACCTTGCTGCGGCCCTAAGAGGGGCACTAGGAATGGTGACGTGGTCTTGTAGGGGCCCCATGAAGAGCAGCAAGAAAAGTAAGAGCTGGGGAGGACTAGTGTCCCTGCTCTAGGTCAGTCACTGTGGGTCACAGTCAAAGTTATTGCGTCATtgtgtcagtgtctctgggtcactgtcaggggtgtatctaggggtctgagcgcctctggcaaagtaaggaactggtgccCCCACCTTCCCCAcccagggacaatgaggtggagggcttacagggaggctgaggtcagggacactgaggggcaattacagggagggtgcgggtagggattctgagggggaattatggggagggtacaggcagggacactgagggggaattacaggagtgtgcaggcagggacactgagggggaattacaggagggggtgggcagggacactgagggggaattacaggagggtgtgggcagggacactgagctgAGAGTCTCAGGAAGacagaggtcagggacactaaggggtaattacagggtgggtttgggtagggaaaatgaaagggaggggctacagggaggctgaggtcagggacactgaggggaaattacacggagggtgcgggcagggacactgagaaggAATTAAGGGGAGGGTGCAGTCAGGGAGGAGTAGTGGCGtatctagacattttagtgctgtgttcaAGAAACAgcctcagcgcccccccccccaccatatttaaaatagggccagtgcgtgctgtaggtgtgcgccaaaactataggggtgtggctttatgtgttaggggcatggcaacaaaataataccaattcatattacgctgcacagtggtctgcattaatcaaatgacgccactaacacacattacaccaggtagagcaccattttacacattactccaggtagagcccctattacacattacggcaggcagagctcccttttacaaattacggcaggcagagctcccttttacacattacggcaggcagagccccttttacacataacggcaggcagagcccccttttacacattacggcaggcagagcccccttttacacattacggcaggcagagccccttttacacataacggcaggcagagcttccttttacacattacggcaggcagagctcccttttacacgttacggcaggcagagctcccttttacacattacatgcgGTTCTCTGTCCTCAGTGCCTATGTACTGTGGGCCGAGAACACTCGGCACACACCTAGCTACAGCCATGTACAAAAATCTTGAGAACTCGTAGGTAGGCAATGTCTGCTCCCCAGCTAtggtggaaccacaagtccaagcatgctctatcatgtaatgtctgttagggcatgatgggacttgtggttccacagcatCAGGACCCAGGTACTTCTCTCCTCTCACCTTTATAAGGGCCAGCATGAAGAGTCCCCACCActtgctgctgttctgctcacccAGTTGTAGTTGTGTGGCTGCTGCATGATCCTGATCTCATGGGACACGGACAAGCACAGGCTGGGGCAGAGGGGCTGCCTAGGTGCAGTCCAGGAGTTCGCTGGCCGCTCACTGCCGCTGTGTGTGGTTGTAGATCTGGAGATTTTCAGCCGGCATGTCCCCTTCGAGTACAGGTCTACAGGAGTGCAGAAGATCGTCACTGTAACCTTCAGGCAGGCGGGGAGGACATGACTGCTGGGTTGCCGTTGTATGCACTGCATTGTAACTCTGGCAGGAGCGGGTGCGAGGTGAGGGGAGGATCGGGCACTACAGCAACCCACAGCTCACTTTAACCTTCAGtggtggcggcggcggcggaggggaTAGGGCAGTATTGCCACGGCTTATTATAACCTCTGGTGGAGGGGGGGCGAGTGGTCTGGCTGTACTGTAAGCTCATGTTTCCGAGGGTGGTGGCAGGGCTTTAACTACCGCAGGCTCACATTGCATTGTGGAACTACAGGTGTTACCAGTGGTACTGCACGCACAGTGCatgtgtgctgtgtgccaggcaccgctggcacacacttagttacggccctgctgagtaggaattacgaggagggtgcaggcagggacactgaggaggaattacggggagggtgc
Protein-coding regions in this window:
- the CPO gene encoding carboxypeptidase O isoform X2 — protein: MYLQLWVVAVLGIWSLRAQDMKMDCDGDQVLQIIPQNTEHVYCLQQICQSSQLDLWKPLQPEDITVGRAVHVRIPYIALRSVKEDLRHCSLSFQLLLDNVTQFMGNEKGRRRSKRSITTYEYTKYHPMEDIYNWMNLVSESHSELVTQHHLGSTYERRPMHYLKISKSSNDPMKAKKMIWMDCGIHAREWIAPAFCQWFVREFVQNHRKDSRMQKILKNLDLYILPVLNIDGYVYTWTTDRLWRKSRSKHYDDACYGVDLNRNFDTKWCTSGSSTNCTSNLYCGISPVSEPETRAVVDFVASRKSDIICYLTMHSYSQYILTAYGYTQDLPKSYNETVKVAQKAASELKKTHGTEYKVGSFANLLYEASGTSQDWVHDLGINFSFTIELRDNGTYKFVLPEDQIQPTCEETMAAVMTIIEYVNDKYFPNKASTTFTPHPAALLLYMVLALALLVEL
- the CPO gene encoding carboxypeptidase O isoform X1, with protein sequence MGRMREGCTFFRGCGGLPQRVGVSHRIRENSFHKMYLQLWVVAVLGIWSLRAQDMKMDCDGDQVLQIIPQNTEHVYCLQQICQSSQLDLWKPLQPEDITVGRAVHVRIPYIALRSVKEDLRHCSLSFQLLLDNVTQFMGNEKGRRRSKRSITTYEYTKYHPMEDIYNWMNLVSESHSELVTQHHLGSTYERRPMHYLKISKSSNDPMKAKKMIWMDCGIHAREWIAPAFCQWFVREFVQNHRKDSRMQKILKNLDLYILPVLNIDGYVYTWTTDRLWRKSRSKHYDDACYGVDLNRNFDTKWCTSGSSTNCTSNLYCGISPVSEPETRAVVDFVASRKSDIICYLTMHSYSQYILTAYGYTQDLPKSYNETVKVAQKAASELKKTHGTEYKVGSFANLLYEASGTSQDWVHDLGINFSFTIELRDNGTYKFVLPEDQIQPTCEETMAAVMTIIEYVNDKYFPNKASTTFTPHPAALLLYMVLALALLVEL